DNA sequence from the Dreissena polymorpha isolate Duluth1 chromosome 3, UMN_Dpol_1.0, whole genome shotgun sequence genome:
TGATTTCGGCAaatttttgtcagttatttgtTTATAAGATCTGGCACCATAATATAATCAAGTCTCCCAGATATAAGATCTGGCACTATAATATAATCAAGTCTCCCGGATATACCGTAAGATCTGGCACTATAATATAATCAAGTCTCCCAGATATAAGATCTGGCACTATAATATAATCAAGTTTCCCAGATATAAGATCTGGCACTATAATATAATCAAGTCTCTCAGATATAAGATCTGGCACTATAATATAATCAAGTCTCTCAGTTATAAGATCTGGCACTATAATATGATCCAATCTCcaagtatttatttgtttcagCTTGAAGAGGGAGAGATAGATGTGCGACTGAACTCATTTAAAGGATGTGTGGCGCAGAAAAAATAATCCTGAGAAGTTGAAAACCCTGAAACTCTTTGTTATGTGGAACTACATGTAGTTAAAACTGTTGAAAAGGTTAtaggttttttttatttttgtgcttGATTCAGGAAAAGCAGAAAAAACAAAATAGTTGTTTATGTTGGATTATCACATAAACTTAAAAATTGTTATAGTTAAATAGTGATGATTGGACGACATCTTGCATTACACTGACTTAAGTGTAACagatatattttattgatataattattttaagctGTTTAAGCAACAGTATATAATAAGTACATAATATTTCACAATGGATGATGAGAACAATCCGTTTGGACAACCAATCAACCCAATAAGGGTGAATGAGATATCAGGCCTCTGGGCTTACCTCCAGACCATAGACTGGTCAGAGAGGTGGCTATATGGCCTGGGAGCATTCCACACCCTTTGTGCAATACTGACAATTACCACGCGCCACACTGGCACAGTTCAGGCCATTTACTTCAGTGCGCTGATGGTCCTGGTACTTTGCGCCGAGTATATCAACCAATGGGCGGCGGAGAATTGGAAATTGTTTGCCAATCAGCAGTATTTCGATAGCAACGGACTGTTCATATCTGTAGTGTTCTCTGTCCCATTGTTGATCAACTGTCTGTTCATGGTGATCTCGTGGCTGTGGGATGTCGGCCTGCTTATCTCCAACGTGAAACAGTTGAAGATAGAGCAGATGAGGAAGAGGGCTGCAACATCCAGGGAGCCCACGTCTGGGGAGGCAGATGAGAATGGCAGCTGTGAATCGCCGGAAAGCAAGAAGGAGAAATAAATCTGTTGAAGTTTATTATGACCATACATACTCTGTGTATTGATGTTTACAAATAagcattcttttttttcatgtggGTTAATTTATTGTTGGAGGTGGGTAATCATTTGCAATTATTATTGAATGGTTTGtctcataattaatacgattaagactaataaatcaatgCTTAATGTCATGATGTTGAAACAAGGTAACATTGGATTTTATTGGCTTTCATATTATTTATcacaaaattattgttaaaatttacATGTTCAAACACTTGTTAAGCCATTTCATGTTAATAACTATTTAAGTACATATTTCAGCTGCACAATAATAGAAGCAGCATTCTTAGTAttgttgaaatatttgttttcaaacacCTGTTTCACATAAATATTTGTCATGTTTTGTAGATGTTTTAACTTAAGGTGCATTTTTATTTGGGCTGAATCTCAGCAAAATACTGGCCAAATGTATCATGTAAACTGCTAGGATGATAAAATCATATTATAGTAACTGTTTACCGCTTTGAAATATTCTATACTGGTAGTTGCACATgctgattatatttttttat
Encoded proteins:
- the LOC127874104 gene encoding transmembrane protein 18-like; the protein is MDDENNPFGQPINPIRVNEISGLWAYLQTIDWSERWLYGLGAFHTLCAILTITTRHTGTVQAIYFSALMVLVLCAEYINQWAAENWKLFANQQYFDSNGLFISVVFSVPLLINCLFMVISWLWDVGLLISNVKQLKIEQMRKRAATSREPTSGEADENGSCESPESKKEK